The Sulfurimonas sp. genome includes the window ACCCTTAAGTAGCATGCTACTATAATTTATTCATAAAAATATTTAAGGAAAATAAATGAAAAAATCAGTAATCGCGACAATAGCTATTTTAACTCTTTCATCAGCTTCTATCGCTGCAGTAAATGGAGCAGCATGTGTAGCTTGTCATGGTAAAAATTTTGAAAAACACGCATTAGGTAAATCTAAAATTGTTGCAAATTTATCACATAGCGAAATTGCTACTGCATTAAAAGGTTACAAAGCTGGAACTTTTGGTGGAACGATGAAAGCTGTTATGAAAGCTCAAGTGGCAAGATACTCTGACGCTGATTTAGAAGCTTTTGCACAAACTATTGGTAAATAATGTTACTTAAGTAGTCTGTCCATTTTGGGCAGTTTACTCTGGTCTATAGTTATTCTTTAATCTTTCTTTTTTTTCCTCTTGTTTTTGAGCATCGTTAAGTTCTTCTTCACCATCAAATTTTGCAGCATTTAGAAACTTTTTTTCATCATCAAATTGACCATTTCTTACTGCCCATAAAAATCCAAACAATGCAATCGCTCCTAAAAATAAAGAAACTCCTAGCATCATAGCAATTATCCAACTATCCATTAATTAAACCTTTTTATATTTATATTTTATCCTCATAGAATTACCAACAACAAGCAGTGAACTAACAGACATAGAAATAGCTGCAACTAAAGGAATAACATAGCCAGCCATCGCTAATGGTATCGTAATAGCATTATATGCTAAAGATATAAACAAGTTTTGTTTTATCAGTCCAAATGTTGTGCGACTAATTCTAAAAGCATCATGAAGTGATTTTAATGAATTATTCAACAAAACAACATCTCCTATTTCTACTGCTATATCACTACCACTTCCCATAGCAATACCAATATCAGCTTTTGCTAAAGCCAATATATCATTCACCCCATCTCCAACCATAACAACTTTTTTATTCTCTTTGTGCAATAAACTAATATAATTTGATTTATCTTCTGGACTTTGATCATATTTAAAATCTTTTATTCCAACTTTTTTAGCAATCTTTTGGGCACTAAATCTATTATCTCCAGTTAGCATAATAGTTCTAATATTTATCTTTTGTAAATTTTTTACAAGCTCTAATGCATCATCTTTAATCATATCACTTAGTTCATATATGGCAACTACTTTGTTATTTACTACATAATAAAATAAGCTGTTATCACTGCTGAAATCTATACTAATATTATTTTGTTCTAATAATTTTAAATTTCCACCAAAAACTTCTGTTGTTCTATATTTCGCTTTAATGCCTAAAGCAGGTATTTGAGATAGTTCATCAAAAATAATTTCTTGTAAATTTTCATCTTTTTCTTTTAAATAAGTATGTATGCCAGATGCTATGGGATGCTTAGATGCTCTAGTTAAGGAATAAAGCAATCCCGTATCAAAATCTTCATAAATATGTACATTAACTACTTCTGGCTTGCCCACTGTTATTGTTCCTGTCTTATCAATAACCAAAGTATCAACTTTAGCCATTGTTTCTAGCTGCAAGGCTTCTTTAAAAAGTATTCCTTTTTTAGTTGCTAAACTTAATCCAACAAGAGTCGCAACTGGTGTTGCTAAAGCTAAAGCACAAGGACAAGCTATAACAATTACAGAAATTCCTATCATAAAAGACATCTCAAAACCATTACCTAAATAAAACCAAAGACAAAATGTCAAAAATGAAAGAGCCAATATCATAGATGAGAAGTGCTCTGATAATCGATTTGCCATTTGCTGAATTTTTGGTTTTGTATTTATGGCCTCTTCTAAAAGTGTAACTAGATTTGATAAAGTAGAATGTTTAAAATCTTTAGTTGCAATAAAATGGACATCAGCATCTATACTTGTAGTTCCACTTATAACACTTTCTCCCAATTTTTTTTCTACTGGTTCACTCTCTCCTGTTAAATTTGACTCATCAAAAGAACCTTCTCCCTTTATAATTTTACCATCAAGTAAAATTTTCTCTCCAGACTTAACAACAACTATATCACCAACTTTTACATCTTCTAATTTAATACTTACAATCTTGTCTTCTAAAATAATATTTACTTCACTTGGAATATGTTTACCAATAATATCAAGGGTATCCGCTACATTTTTTTTACTTAAAATTTCTAAAAATTTTCCTATTAAAACAAAGGTAATAATCATACTTACAGAATCAAAATAGGCTTCTCCATTTTGCATTATTGTTATGTATATAGAATAAATATAAGTAAAAAGTGCACCTGTTGCTACCAACAAATCCATATTTACGACTTTATTTTTTAGTCCATAGTATGCTCCCCTAAAAAATACCCAACCACTAAAAAATAAAACTGGAGTTGCTAAAATTCCTTCAGCTACATTGAGTATTGTTTTAATATCTTGAGTTATACCTGTAAAATATCCTGCATATTGAGCAACTGCAATCCACATAATATTCATAGATGCAAAGATGGCAACAGCCATTTTTAAGTAATATGATTTTCTTTCTTTATTTGCATGAAGTTCTCCAATAGACGCATCATAAGCAAATGCATTGTAACCTATAGAGCGAATCATATCTATAATTTGTGATAATTTTACAATATCATCTACCCAGACAATTTTTGCTTTATTATTTGTAAAATTAATATTTGCTTCTATAACTCCATCCATTTTATGTAAAGCTTTTTCATTAAGCCAAACACATGCTGAACAATGTATACCCTCAATTATTAAGGAAACCTGACTAAAGCCATCCTTATCTTTTTCTACAAATGAATCTCTAAATGAATCTGTATCAAAGCTAAAAGAGTCATCATACTTAATAGACGGTGGAGTAAGGATTGTATTTCCACTTTTTTCATAAAAAGTTTCTAATCCTTCATCATTTAAAAGATTAAAAACTCCTTTACATCCATTACAGCAAAAATAATTATTTCCTTCTATTATCATTACTGATTTATCAAATTTAAGATGACAATGACTACATGAAATACTATTTGACAAGTTCAAATATTCCTAAGTTAGTATTTTTAATTATTTTTTCATATGGTTCAATCATACCACTCATACATATATAAACACCATTTTCTAGTGTTGCTTTTGCAAAACCTATAGCTAAACCTAAATTCAAACTTGATTCTATCTTATCTATTTCAAAAGGCTTCATCGCCCCAGTTAAGATAATCTTTCTATCTTTAAATATTTCAGATAAAAATTCAGCACTAATACTCATAGTATCTGTTCCATGAATAATAATAAAAATATCATCCTTAGACTCCATAATAATACTTGCTAACATTTTTCTATCATCAATATTCATCTCTAAGCTGTCTTTATATACAATACCTGCTAAATCATATTTAAACTCAACACTTTGCAAAATTCTTTCAATTGCATGGTTATCAAAAGGAACTTCCAATTCACCATTAAATAAATTATATCTTTTATTAAATGTCCCGCCACTATTAAGTATTAACACTATATATATCCTTTAATTTTGAAACAATTTTTGTTGCTTTTGAAGTTGTAATAGAAGCGCTTTCATCAAACAGATATGTAGTAATTAAACCCGCATTAATACCAGCTAATATATCTCTTTCCTTATCGCCAACAAGAATTGAATTTTTTAAATCTATATCAAAATCATTATATGCTTCTATTAACATTCCAGCTTTTGGCTTTCTACAATTACATACTCCTGATATATCAGGATGATGAGGGCAATAATAAACTTTTTTTATTTTTATTTCTTTTTTTAAAAACTCATTTATCATCCAAGAAGTAAGTTTATTAAAATCATTTTTATCATAGTAATTTCTTGCTATTCCAGATTGATTTGTAACAATAACAATTATATAGCCTAAGTCTTGATAATAATTACAAAGATCAAATATTCCATCTATAAACTCAAAATCTTCTATTTTATGTAAATAATCTTTTTCAATATTTATTACACCATCGCGATCAAGAAAAAGTGCTTTATTCTTTTGCAATTAATTAACGCCTTCACCAAATATCTCTTTTTCAATAATATCACATATTATATGCCCAATTAATATATGAGATTCTTGAATACGAGGAGTAGAATCAGATGGAATAATTATTGAATAATCTGCCATCTTTGCCATTTCTCCGCCATCTCTACCAGTTAAAGCTACAGTTATAATATTTTTATCTTTAGCAACTTTAAAAGCATTAATGATATTTAAGGAGTTACCAGAGGTTGAAATACCTATAAAAATATCACCACTTTGTCCCATACCTTCTAATTGGCGAGAAAAAACTTTATCATAACCGTAATCATTACCAATAGCAGTTAAATTTGAAGTGTCTGTTGTAAGTGCTAAAGAGGGGATAGAAGGTCTATCGAAGCCATATCTACCAACAAGTTCAGCTGCTATATGCTGTGCATCTGCAGCACTTCCACCATTACCAGCCAATATAGTTTTATTAGAACCTCTATAGAGTTCTACACAAAGTTGTGAAACTTCTAATATTTTATTTATAAGATCTTCATTTTCATAAATAGCAATCTTTGTTTCATAGGATTTTTTGATTTGATTTTGTATATAATTTTTCATAAACACACCTAAAATAATATACAAAATAATACCATAATATTAATACAATATCAGGCTATAATAAAATATTTTAATTGAAAAGAGATAAATAAAAGATTAATAGATTAAAAAAGAAATAATCAACTAGGCAGCGACCTACATTTCCACAGATGCAATCTGCAGTATTATCAGCGATGAGAGGCTTAGCTTCTGGGTTCGGAATGGGACCAGGCGTTTCCCTCTCTCTATAGCCACCTAGACAATCACATATAAAGATACCTAAGTATGTTTATATGTGACTGTATGAGTCAATATGAGTGAGTACTCATTAAATATTAATTGCTAAAGTCAACACCATCTTAGTAGATAATCGGGGTCATTGGTTGAATATTTTGTTGCAAAGCAATTAAATATTAAAGCTGTGACCTCTGTAAAACAAGACAAACAGTTAAAACTGCCTATATGTTTACATCTCCAAAGAACTAAATAACTATGTAAATACACTAAACAAGGTAGTGAACGAATTGTATTTCTAATTAAAGAAATGGTTAAAAAAGACAAACGATCTATTAGTACTGGTCAGCTAAACAGATTACTCTGCGTACACATCCAGCCTATCAAGCAGTTAGTCTTACTGCGATCTTCAGGGAGAGTTCATCTTAGAGTTGGCTTCCCGCTTAGATGCTTTCAGCGGTTATCTCATCCGTACGTAGCTACCCAGCGATGCTCTTGGCAGAACAACTGGTGCACCAGTGGTACGTCCAACCCGGTCCTCTCGTACTAGGGTCAGCTCTCTTCAACTCTCCTACGCCCACGGAAGATAGGGACCGAACTGTCTCACGACGTTCTGAACCCAGCTCGCGTACCGCTTTAAATGGCGAACAGCCATACCCTTGGGACCTGCTCCAGCCCCAGGATGCGATGAGCCGACATCGAGGTGCCAAACCTCCCCGTCGATGTGAGCTCTTGGGGGAGATCAGCCTGTTATCCCCGGCGTACCTTTTATCCTTTGAGCGATGGCCCTTCCACACAGAACCACCGGATCACTATGACCGTCTTTCGACTCTGCTCGACTTGTATGTCTTACAGTCAGGCTAGCTTATGCCATTATACTCTACGAGGGATTTCCAACCCCTCTGAGCTAACCTTTGTAAGCCTCCGTTACTCTTTAGGAGGCGACCGCCCCAGTCAAACTACCCACCAGACATTGTCCTCGCACGAGATAATCGTACCGAGTTAGCTATCAGAATATTCAAGGGTGGTATCTCAAGATTGCCTCATCTAAAACTGGCGTCCTAGAATCAATGGCTCCCACCTATCCTGCACATGAATATCCCAATAGCAGTGTCAAGCTATAGTAAAGGTGCACGGGGTCTTTCCGTCTTTCCGCGGGTAGGAGGAATTTTCACCTCCACTACAATTTCACTGGATCCATTGTTGAGACAGCTCCCATCTCGTTACGCCATTCATGCAGGTCGGTATTTAACCGACAAGGAATTTCGCTACCTTAGGACCGTTATAGTTACGGCCGCCGTTTACTTGTGCTTCAATTCATGCCTTCGCAAAGCTAAGCAATCCTTTTAACATTCAAGCACCGGGCAGGCGTCACACCCTATACATCCTCTTACGAGTTAGCAGAGTGCTGTGTTTTTGGTAAACAGTCGGGAGGGACACTTTGCTGCGACCATGAGAAGCTTTTGGGAGTAAATCCCATAACCTCTCTGGCACACCTTATACCGAAGATACGGTGCTAGTTTGCAGAGTTCCTTAACAATGGTTCTTCCACGCGCCTTAGAATACTCATCTCACCCACCTGTGTTGGTTTACGGTACGGGCAACATTACATCTCGTTTAGAGGCTTTTCTCGGCACGACAGTATCAACGATTCAGTTCGCTCTCCGAAGAGATTGAACTGCCTGTAAGATCTCGGTTTCATGAAGAGCGGATTTGCCTACTCTTCAACCTACTTCCTTCGAGCCACACTTCCATCGGTGACCTCGTTTAACTCTATGCGTCCCCCCATCACTCAAATGATGTAATGTCGGTATCGGAATATTAACCGATTTGCCATCGTCTACCCCTTTCGGACTCGACTTAGGTCCCGACTAACCCTACGATGACGAGCATCGCGTAGGAAACCTTGGGTTTACGGCGAAGGGAATTCTCATCCCTTTTCTCGCTACTCATGCCTGCATGCTCACTTCCATCCGCTCCAGCACTCCTTACCGGTGTACCTTCAGCGCTGAATGGAACGCTCTCCTACCACTTGGTAGTTATACCAAATCTAAAGCTTCGGTGTTTATCTTAGCCCCGTTATATTTTCGGCGCAGAATCGCTAGACCAGTGAGCTGTTACGCTTTCTTTAAAGGGTGGCTGCTTCTAAGCCAACCTCCTGGTTGTCACAGCAACTCTACATCCTTTTCCACTTAGATAAAACTTTGGGACCTTAGCTGTTAGTCTGGGTTGTTCCCCTCTCGACATAGGATTTTATCACCCTACGCCTGACTCCCGAGGTTACACATACAGTATTCGGAGTTTGATAGGGTTTGGTACCGCGGTAAGCAGCCCTAGCCCTGTCAGTGCTCTACCCCTGTATGCTAATGCTCGAGGCTATACCTAAATATATTTCGGAGAGAACCAGCTATCACTAAGTTTGATTGGCCTTTCACCCCTATCCACAAGTCATCCCAACAGTTTTCAACCTGTACGGGTTCGGTCCTCCACTGGCTCTTACACCAGCTTCAACCTGCTCATGGATAGATCACTTAGTTTCGGGTCTGCAGCATCTAACTATGTCGCCCTATTAAGACTCGCTTTCGCTACGGCTCCCCGTTAGGTTAACCTTGCTAGATACCACAACTCGCAGGCTCATTATGCAAAAGGCAGTCCGTCACACTTGTATTACAAAAGTAATTCAATAGTGCTCCGAATGATTGTAAGCCATAGGTTTCAGGTTCTATTTCACTCCGCTCACCGCGGTCCTTTTCACCTTTCCCTCACGGTACTTGTTCGCTATCGGTCTAGTAGTAGTATTTAGGGTTGGAGGGTGGTCCCCCCATATTCAGTCAAGATAACACGTGTCCCGACCTACTCGTTCCTTAGTCTAGTACCATATAAATGTTTTCGCTTACGGGAGTATCACCCTCTATGCTCACTCTTTCCAAAGTGTTCTGCTAACATCTATATTATCACTAAGTGCCCTATTCCCATTTCGCTCGCCGCTACTTTGGGAATCTCGTTTGATTTCTATTCCTTCAGGTACTGAGATGTTTCACTTCCCTGAGTTCGCCTCTATATAAATATAGATAACATGAATCGCTCCATGCTGGGTCGCCCCATTCAGAAATCCCCGGATCAAAGCTCTTTGGCAGCTCCCCGAGGCTTTTCGCAGCCTAATACGTCTTTCATCGCCTCTACTAGCCAAGGCATCCACCTATGGCCCTTAATATCTTTTTTATTATTCTAATTTGCGTTCACTACCTTGGTTAATGTACTAATACCATTACTGATATTTTAACTAATCAAGTTAGTAATTTGTTTATTGTAGTTATTTAGTTTATAATTAATAATTTACTTATCTTATAATTTAATATACGATATGTTTCTTATTATTATATGTTGACTTTAACAATTATAATTTAATGAACAAGACTAATATAAATAGAAGTCTAATAAAAAAGCTAAATCTCTTTAGTTCTTTTATTAGGTTTCTTTTTAATATGTTTTCCAAAAATGGTGGAGAATAACAGGATCGAACTGTTGACCTTCTACGTGCAAGGCAGACGCTCTCCCAGCTGAGCTAATCCCCCACTTTTGTAATCTTTTGTAAAAACAAAGATCACTGAAAACTAAGCAAGTAATAAACATTAATAACAACTGTGAGATTTTCTTTTTGTATGAAGTAATCAAACGAATGATTCTTCTTTACTCTAGAAAGGAGGTGATCCAACCGCAGGTTCTCCTACGGTTACCTTGTTACGACTTCACCCCAGTCGCTAATTCCACCGTAAGTGGTAGCCTCCCGAAGGTTAGCTTCCCAATTTCGGGTGAAATCAACTCCCATGGTGTGACGGGCGGTGAGTACAAGACCCGGGAACGTATTCACCGTAGCATTGCTGATCTACGATTACTAGTGATTCCAGCTTCATGGAGTCGAGTTGCAGACTCCAATCCGAACTGAGAGACGCTTTAAGAGATTAGCTCCACCTCGCGGTATCGCAACTCTCTGTACGCCCCATTGTAGCACGTGTGTAGCCCTAGCCGTAAGGGCCATGATGACTTGACGTCGTCCTCACCTTCCTCCTTCTTGCGAAGGCAGTCTCCTTAGAGTGCCCAGCTTAACCTGCTGGCAACTAAGGACGAGGGTTGCGCTCGTTGCGGGACTTAACCCAACATCTCACGACACGAGCTGACGACAGCCGTGCAGCACCTGTTTTCATGCTCCCCGAAGGGCACCTCTGTATCTCTACTGAGTTCAATCAATGTCAAGGCTAGGTAAGGTTCTTCGCGTATCTTCGAATTAAACCACATGCTCCACCACTTGTGCGGGTCCCCGTCTATTCCTTTGAGTTTTAATCTTGCGACCGTACTCCCCAGGCGGAACACTTAATCTGTTAAGTGCATCACCGAGATGACAAGCATCCCGACGACTAGTGTTCATCGTTTAGGGCGTGGACTACCGGGGTATCTAATCCCGTTTGCTCCCCACGCTTTCACGCCTTAGCGTCAGTAATGTTCCAGGAGATCGCCTTCGCTTTCGGTATTCCTAGTGATATCTACGGATTTTACCCCTACACCACTAATTCCATCTCCCCCTCCCATACTCTAGGTTAGTAGTTTCAAATGCAGTTCTACAGTTAAGCTGTAGGATTTCACATCTGACTTACCAACCCGCCTACGCGTCCTTTACGCCCAGTGATTCCGAGTAACGCTTGCACCCTCCGTATTACCGCGGCTGCTGGCACGGAGTTAGCCGGTGCTTATTCATATGCTACCGTCATTTTCTTGACATATAAAAGGAGTTTACACACCGAAATGCGTCATCCTCCACGCGGCGTTGCTGCATCAGGGTTTCCCCCATTGTGCAATATTCCTCACTGCTGCCTCCCGTAGGAGTCTGGTCCGTGTCTCAGTACCAGTGTGGCGGATCATCCTCTCAAACCCGCTACCCGTCATTGCCTTGGTAGTCTCTTACACTACCAACTAACTGATGGGATATAGTCTCATCTCGAAGCGAAAAAACGTTTACCAACTCTACTTATGTAGAGAAGGATTATTTGGTATTAATCATCGTTTCCAATGGCTATCCCAATCTTCGAGGCAGATTAACTATATATTACTCACCCGTGCGCCACTCGTCAGCAAGTAGCAAGCTACTTCTGTTACCGTTCGACTTGCATGTGTTAAGCACGCCGCCAGCGTTCACTCTGAGCCAGGATCAAACTCTCCATAATTAATTATGTAAAGTACTTATTGCTAAGTATTACTGATCTTTTGCCCAAGAATTAAAATTCATTGGCTTATTGTTTTATAGTCTAAACTAACTACTGCTTAAAGTATTAGTTACGACTTTTCTGTATAGTATCTATTACTATTTGGGAACCAAACATAACCTAAGTTATATCTGGTAACTAATAGAATAGACGGTTGTTGTTATATTAGTTATTTCTAAGTAATACTTCCAACTTAATAGTTATTATTAAGTCTATTACTTGCTTAGTTTTCAATGATCTCAAACATCTTTTGGTTAACTCCTATCGAAGTCTCCCGTAAGCCTAAACATTAGGTCTCTGTGTTTGTGGATGGGAATTATAGACAAGTGTTGCTTAGGTGGTTCTTAAGATTTGATTGAATTATAGGATTTAAAAAAGTTAATTAAAAATTAACTTTTAACTATATATGCATAGCCTGTTTCTGGCTCTATTGCTATTGTTACATCGCCTTCTGAGTTTCTTAGAATTATATTGCATGTTGTTTGAATAAGCCCTACTGTAGCTGTCTTTATATAAGGTTTATTATACGAAGTAAATGTGCCTCTTAATGGTCGCCCTAAATGGTCAAAAGAAAGTCGTTTAACCCTTGCTGAGGCACATCCACCAGTAAATAAAACTTTACTTATACTATAGGATGCCCCTATATTCATTTTACTGCTTGCTCTTGCATCATCTGTATCTAATA containing:
- a CDS encoding cytochrome C; the protein is MKKSVIATIAILTLSSASIAAVNGAACVACHGKNFEKHALGKSKIVANLSHSEIATALKGYKAGTFGGTMKAVMKAQVARYSDADLEAFAQTIGK
- the ccoS gene encoding cbb3-type cytochrome oxidase assembly protein CcoS yields the protein MDSWIIAMMLGVSLFLGAIALFGFLWAVRNGQFDDEKKFLNAAKFDGEEELNDAQKQEEKKERLKNNYRPE
- a CDS encoding heavy metal translocating P-type ATPase, with translation MSCSHCHLKFDKSVMIIEGNNYFCCNGCKGVFNLLNDEGLETFYEKSGNTILTPPSIKYDDSFSFDTDSFRDSFVEKDKDGFSQVSLIIEGIHCSACVWLNEKALHKMDGVIEANINFTNNKAKIVWVDDIVKLSQIIDMIRSIGYNAFAYDASIGELHANKERKSYYLKMAVAIFASMNIMWIAVAQYAGYFTGITQDIKTILNVAEGILATPVLFFSGWVFFRGAYYGLKNKVVNMDLLVATGALFTYIYSIYITIMQNGEAYFDSVSMIITFVLIGKFLEILSKKNVADTLDIIGKHIPSEVNIILEDKIVSIKLEDVKVGDIVVVKSGEKILLDGKIIKGEGSFDESNLTGESEPVEKKLGESVISGTTSIDADVHFIATKDFKHSTLSNLVTLLEEAINTKPKIQQMANRLSEHFSSMILALSFLTFCLWFYLGNGFEMSFMIGISVIVIACPCALALATPVATLVGLSLATKKGILFKEALQLETMAKVDTLVIDKTGTITVGKPEVVNVHIYEDFDTGLLYSLTRASKHPIASGIHTYLKEKDENLQEIIFDELSQIPALGIKAKYRTTEVFGGNLKLLEQNNISIDFSSDNSLFYYVVNNKVVAIYELSDMIKDDALELVKNLQKINIRTIMLTGDNRFSAQKIAKKVGIKDFKYDQSPEDKSNYISLLHKENKKVVMVGDGVNDILALAKADIGIAMGSGSDIAVEIGDVVLLNNSLKSLHDAFRISRTTFGLIKQNLFISLAYNAITIPLAMAGYVIPLVAAISMSVSSLLVVGNSMRIKYKYKKV
- a CDS encoding asparaginase domain-containing protein, with amino-acid sequence MLILNSGGTFNKRYNLFNGELEVPFDNHAIERILQSVEFKYDLAGIVYKDSLEMNIDDRKMLASIIMESKDDIFIIIHGTDTMSISAEFLSEIFKDRKIILTGAMKPFEIDKIESSLNLGLAIGFAKATLENGVYICMSGMIEPYEKIIKNTNLGIFELVK
- the gmhB gene encoding D-glycero-beta-D-manno-heptose 1,7-bisphosphate 7-phosphatase, translated to MQKNKALFLDRDGVINIEKDYLHKIEDFEFIDGIFDLCNYYQDLGYIIVIVTNQSGIARNYYDKNDFNKLTSWMINEFLKKEIKIKKVYYCPHHPDISGVCNCRKPKAGMLIEAYNDFDIDLKNSILVGDKERDILAGINAGLITTYLFDESASITTSKATKIVSKLKDIYSVNT
- the gmhA gene encoding D-sedoheptulose 7-phosphate isomerase — protein: MKNYIQNQIKKSYETKIAIYENEDLINKILEVSQLCVELYRGSNKTILAGNGGSAADAQHIAAELVGRYGFDRPSIPSLALTTDTSNLTAIGNDYGYDKVFSRQLEGMGQSGDIFIGISTSGNSLNIINAFKVAKDKNIITVALTGRDGGEMAKMADYSIIIPSDSTPRIQESHILIGHIICDIIEKEIFGEGVN